The following coding sequences are from one Ornithodoros turicata isolate Travis chromosome 1, ASM3712646v1, whole genome shotgun sequence window:
- the LOC135379086 gene encoding uncharacterized protein LOC135379086 isoform X2 produces the protein MFLTGQDGQSIALEESPETEAIRTEMHGAIERRDVERVRECLRAEPRLKIWMNPHTKQSAMYRALSQTAFNLYVLLRSQKCIFRHRAEQHYLENLNPLEKSELVRQQNFAMASRGSHLSFLKSRSKSLADFDGFGKILDNLYGALDSSDLLTPVLNVASMAPYLSIHFDFEQVHIQCMAGGSRTEYGLTDPEKEDILVGAKGLRAEPSHVSEDRTKEVAGTLIHELCHLAVFLVYGNEAKPYRSSDAMSRERYADIVNDVRGRKGDLHEILQLAFQGNDEPELIVRVPHILALCPTEANAILEQQVPRLYQFYKTQVLEDMEQCIRNGCPIKDIEIIKEENGKLGKASSTEELGIEFEAGLDESTLQRGPLVVLIASNITFLEAMVNDLLRSATVPYLFLEASRWCQRTKFVLVKNKCSFLLVSCDGKSDLKEILELWKELHRVTGTKIVLLTSESNLEHCLQEVERTSSHVSGIYFDVIHSATFGNVTSECKSAIIQKSRISLQSSSEETLIQDILDVSSFLEICQEDTFLTLCRGKALFLGPQLQELPKNISECYIEQKCGRSVVVDLHKITGRPQDDAFAVFGCSKETLHSLLPAGLTVKRMSDLDKFQEIVILESDSEYEALVEHEYYKGKTVHLLKFHEERFIWKKSNGAVSHLPMTGKEIYSANSLLKTSGKVIVVSGDPGMGKTVLATKLCGEIKKADEKGWVLYVSNYPNTQEATTMLIEETGGTNFKQFAKLCGVKTSGEEFQLFQQSVTKGSPFNIWVIFDAVDEIQETSRKIILDFAKRLTQGNVFKILIFTRTLHRKPAEDEIHSVAFCMIPFSEEDQAEFKQKYKEYADQIPPYEPNTKINDKTSQSILRHIRVKANYLLGNPLFLRLVTELEEGKAYDLDYWELMQRMCNCGDCYTRLLVYRLFVEYKYLRYRKEKKCEVLTKAANKDDNERLKEIFYHDHELLALKAVLSEDDLTRLLSESECSLLENEGRLTMEVKVNKQKHGLIQELRNGAPRFVHHSFAEFLAAYSIFKRLKKAHDKGDEDVRTIVSNMYGDSAYDGMLTFLDGFAAEGHSVHCSIMNNDIENLKASAANGFALDDFQRTLLHVAALHGNQDVLKCLAFNEVLTQRDMLGMTPLRYADQIRSWETLDVFCARIGTSTINWSDEIPTAASNITTETELSRSILMIVIDKRLKGLLSVLLKMFCKNKMCPTETCPKREIKHSTKNVRSSAATVHIPMDIDCIRHNNKRTPLHVAVRVGELDIVEVLLPYSSLNVRDIYGMTVFQSCAYVGHTNVLRHLLPLASVHDWWIFDNSGPELTTAALDVKNSDDAELLLPHLLTRPSIKANLLYQSVVSRRAGVTKSFLPHTDTNDPRRHYGRTTFQACVGCADLDVVRLMLPYTDMDGSDERGTTTLRITVNDIVSQDRRRTCDVDIAKLLILHCGIDSLDMDGKAALMMCIKRTDNFTVFKEVLLYMLVTCRSISEVMSVHYVAKAEEEDILKYLISRTRINAPDKNGYTPLAHSCNARYLRAAKLLLPLTVVDIGSLMRIRYFPSVMREGGYAIVDLLVPHSSKSTICRVFANGIALWYETKTQFCQPLRQASFYKALMDEHITESEHFLHSLRISPDVWFRWNIAAVANPGIAAVTKRSLPHVDVNGRTRKKKTIWLESVRLGCWALVQLLLPYTEARDVDVSQNTPLVLSTSNWLSSTTESSQTEDIRNAKMNIEEIKIVKLLILHSHFGVWDAGRTLSHGGSVINLHIMKFLCSHSAVNKLVFPHSPPASRSISVAEFIECLESIEEQDNLILKYVIPYTRINGLDEDGDTPLAHCCCHGYLRAAKLLLPLTVGDFGLVMMIRSFGLELLAGEYGIVELLLPHSLKRSISLTLAACIESWDEFLTEFCQTTGKASLRKVLMAKSRKGIEDVWDSLPNPPDVWVDRENEAIATLTKLCLPQVGVKGRTTMKGTMWLQSVCQGCWALVQLFLPYTETRDSDISQNTPLLLSATKMSSATTESSQAEDQRNVKMNTEGIQILKLLILHSDFGVWDADRTLSQGGCVINFHIMKFLCLHSSVNKLIFPHSPPASRIISVAEFIECLESIEEQDILILKHVIPYTRINGLDEDGDTPLAHCCCHGYLRAAKLLLPLTVGDFGLVMMIRSFGLELLAGEYGIVELLLPHSLKRSISLTLAACIESWDEFLTEFCQTTGKASLRKVLMAKSRKGIDDVWDSLPNPPDVWVDRANEAIATLTKLCLPHVGVKGRTTMKGTMWLQSVCQGCWALVQLFLPYTETRDSDISQNTPLLLSATKMSSATTESSQAEDQRNVKMNTEGIQILKLLILHSDFGVWDADRTLSQGGCVINFHIMKFLCLHSSVNKLIFPHSPPASRIISVAEFIECLESIEEQDILILKHVIPYTRINGLDEDGDTPLAHCCCHGYLRAAKLLLPLTVGDFGLVMMIRSFGLELLAGEYGIVELLLPHSLKRSISLTLAACIESWDEFLTEFCQTTGKASLRKVLMAKSRKGIEDVWDSLPNPPDVWVDRANEAIATLTKLCLPHVGVKGRTTMKGTMWLQSVCQGCWALVQLFLPYTETRDSDISQNTPLLLSATKMSSATTESSQAEDQRNVKMNTEGIQILKLLILHSDFGVWDADRTLSQGGCVINFHIMKFLCLHSSVNKLIFPHSPPASRIISVAEFIECLESIEEQDILILKYVIPYTRINGLHEDGDTPLAHCCSHGYLRAAKLLLPLTVGDFGLVMMIRSFGLELLAGEYGIVELLLPHSLKRSISLTLAACIESWDEFLTEFCQTTGKASLRKVIMAKSRKGIEDVWDSLPNPPDVWVDRANEAIATLTKLCLPHVGVEGRTTMKGTMWLESVCQGCWALVQLFLPYTETRDSDISQNTPLLLSATKMSSATTESSQAEDQRNVKMNIEKIRILKLLILHSNSGTLRADRALTHRGSATNIQMMKIIRPHLSMS, from the coding sequence ATGTTTTTGACAGGGCAAGATGGACAATCAATAGCGTTAGAGGAATCTCCTGAGACTGAGGCTATTAGGACTGAGATGCACGGTGCCATTGAGAGGAGAGATGTCGAGCGAGTGCGAGAGTGTCTGCGAGCAGAACCACGACTAAAGATATGGATGAATCCACATACAAAGCAGTCAGCTATGTATAGAGCTCTGAGCCAAACCGCGTTCAACTTGTATGTCTTACTGCGGTCGCAGAAATGCATATTCAGGCACCGTGCTGAACAACATTACCTCGAAAACCTGAATCCTCTCGAAAAGAGCGAACTCGTGCGACAACAAAATTTTGCAATGGCATCCAGAGGATCTCACCTCAGTTTCCTCAAGAGCAGATCGAAGAGCCTAGCCGATTTTGACGGATTTGGCAAAATTCTGGATAACTTGTATGGTGCCCTCGACAGCAGCGATTTACTCACGCCTGTTTTGAACGTAGCTTCAATGGCCCCTTATTTGAGCATTCACTTCGACTTTGAACAAGTACACATCCAGTGCATGGCGGGGGGCAGCAGAACTGAGTATGGCTTAACTGATCCAGAAAAAGAAGACATCTTAGTCGGAGCCAAAGGACTTCGGGCGGAACCATCACACGTCTCGGAAGATCGCACGAAAGAAGTTGCAGGGACACTAATTCATGAACTGTGTCATTTGGCTGTTTTTCTTGTATACGGAAATGAAGCAAAGCCGTACCGGAGTTCGGATGCGATGAGCAGAGAGCGCTACGCAGACATCGTCAACGATGTCAGAGGTCGAAAGGGAGACTTACATGAAATCTTACAATTGGCATTTCAAGGGAATGACGAACCAGAATTAATAGTTCGAGTACCCCATATTCTTGCTCTGTGTCCTACTGAAGCGAACGCTATTCTGGAACAGCAAGTCCCGAGGCTCTACCAATTCTACAAAACGCAGGTCCTCGAAGATATGGAACAGTGCATACGGAACGGCTGTCCCATCAAGGACATTGAGATCATCAAGGAAGAAAACGGAAAATTAGGCAAGGCATCCTCGACAGAGGAACTTGGAATAGAATTTGAGGCCGGACTTGATGAATCTACTCTACAACGTGGGCCACTTGTTGTCCTCATAGCGTCAAATATAACCTTCCTCGAGGCAATGGTCAACGACCTCTTAAGATCTGCAACAGTTCCGTACCTGTTTCTCGAAGCATCGCGTTGGTGTCAGAGAACGAAGTTCGTACTAGTCAAGAATAAGTGCAGCTTTTTGCTTGTGTCGTGTGACGGTAAAAGTGACCTCAAAGAGATTCTTGAACTGTGGAAAGAGCTGCATCGCGTCACCGGCACGAAAATTGTTCTGCTGACATCGGAGAGCAACCTGGAGCACTGTCTCCAAGAAGTTGAGAGGACCTCGTCACATGTCAGCGGAATTTactttgacgtcatacacagcGCCACATTTGGGAACGTCACGTCCGAGTGTAAGAGTGCCATTATCCAGAAATCACGGATCTCTCTTCAGTCTTCCAGCGAAGAGACATTGATTCAAGACATTCTGGATGTCAGTAGCTTCCTGGAAATATGTCAGGAGGATACATTTCTGACGCTATGCAGAGGAAAAGCCTTATTTTTAGGGCCACAACTACAAGAACTTCCGAAAAATATAAGCGAGTGCTACATTGAGCAAAAGTGTGGAAGGTCTGTTGTGGTTGACTTGCACAAGATCACAGGTCGTCCTCAGGACGACGCTTTCGCTGTCTTCGGCTGTTCCAAGGAGACACTCCACTCACTTCTACCTGCGGGTCTTACTGTGAAACGAATGAGCGACTTGGACAAGTTCCAAGAAATTGTCATTCTGGAGAGTGACAGTGAGTACGAGGCCCTTGTTGAGCATGAATACTACAAGGGGAAGACAGTCCACCTCCTAAAATTTCACGAAGAACGGTTCATATGGAAAAAGTCAAATGGTGCTGTAAGTCACCTTCCCATGACTGGGAAAGAAATTTACTCCGCGAATTCTCTGCTTAAAACAAGTGGGAAGGTCATCGTTGTCTCTGGAGACCCAGGAATGGGGAAAACCGTTCTGGCAACGAAACTTTGCGGAGAAATAAAGAAAGCGGACGAGAAAGGATGGGTACTTTATGTCAGTAATTACCCGAACACGCAAGAAGCGACTACAATGTTGATTGAAGAAACTGGTGGCACCAATTTCAAGCAGTTTGCGAAGTTGTGTGGCGTGAAGACAAGCGGAGAAGAGTTTCAACTGTTCCAACAAAGTGTCACCAAGGGAAGTCCGTTTAACATCTGGGTCATTTTCGACGCCGTTGACGAAATTCAGGAGACTAGTCGAAAAATCATCCTTGATTTCGCGAAGCGTTTAACGCAAGGAAACGTGTTTAAGATCTTGATTTTTACACGCACGCTGCATAGAAAACCGGCAGAAGACGAAATCCACTCGGTAGCCTTCTGCATGATTCCGTTCTCTGAGGAAGATCAAGCTGAATTCAAGCAGAAATATAAGGAATACGCTGATCAAATACCACCGTATGAACCGAATACAAAGATCAATGACAAGACGTCCCAAAGCATCCTTCGTCATATTAGAGTAAAAGCTAACTACCTTCTAGGAAATCCTCTCTTTCTCAGACTGGTAACTGAGCTGGAGGAAGGCAAAGCGTATGACCTTGACTACTGGGAATTGATGCAACGCATGTGCAACTGCGGTGACTGCTATACACGTCTATTGGTGTACAGATTGTTCGTAGAGTACAAATACCTGCGAtatcgcaaagaaaaaaagtgtgaaGTATTAACAAAAGCCGCAAACAAAGATGATAACGAGAGGTTGAAGGAGATATTTTACCACGATCACGAGCTACTAGCACTGAAGGCTGTTCTTTCCGAGGACGATCTCACGAGACTCCTGAGTGAAAGTGAATGCAGTCTCCTCGAAAACGAGGGACGACTAACCATGGAGGTCAAAGTGAACAAGCAGAAACACGGCCTAATACAGGAACTGAGGAATGGTGCCCCTCGTTTTGTGCACCACAGCTTCGCCGAGTTTTTAGCAGCATATTCGATCTTCAAGAGGTTAAAGAAGGCGCATGATAAAGGCGACGAAGACGTGAGAACTATCGTTTCGAACATGTACGGTGATTCTGCCTATGACGGCATGTTGACCTTCTTGGATGGATTCGCAGCGGAAGGACACTCAGTGCATTGCAGTATTATGAATAACGACATTGAAAATCTTAAAGCATCTGCAGCAAATGGTTTCGCTctagacgacttccaaagaacACTTCTGCATGTCGCTGCACTGCATGGTAATCAAGACGTCTTAAAGTGTCTTGCTTTTAACGAAGTGCTGACACAGAGAGATATGCTGGGGATGACACCTCTCAGGTATGCTGACCAGATTCGTTCATGGGAAACACTAGACGTCTTCTGTGCTCGTATTGGTACTTCTACTATTAACTGGTCTGATGAAATTCCAACAGCGGCCAGCAACATTACGACTGAAACTGAGCTTTCGAGATCAATTTTAATGATCGTAATCGACAAGCGACTTAAGGGGCTTTTATCTGTGCTGCTTAAAATGTTTTGCAAAAATAAGATGTGCCCTACCGAGACTTGCCCCAAGAGAGAGATAAAACATTCCACGAAAAACGTGCGCTCTTCAGCAGCCACTGTACATATCCCGATGGATATTGATTGTATTAGGCATAATAACAAGCGTACACCCTTGCATGTCGCTGTCAGGGTTGGCGAACTTGACATTGTCGAGGTACTTCTGCCGTATTCCTCACTAAACGTACGCGACATTTATGGTATGACTGTGTTTCAGAGTTGCGCTTATGTCGGTCATACAAACGTCCTGAGGCATCTACTTCCTCTAGCGTCGGTCCATGATTGGTGGATATTTGACAACTCGGGTCCAGAATTAACGACGGCAGCTTTAGACGTGAAGAATTCTGATGACGCAGAACTTCTACTCCCCCATCTCTTGACCCGCCCCTCTATTAAGGCGAACCTCTTGTATCAGAGTGTTGTTTCGAGGCGCGCTGGAGTGACGAAATCTTTTCTTCCTCACACTGATACCAATGATCCTCGTAGGCATTACGGCAGAACGACTTTCCAAGCATGCGTAGGCTGTGCGGACTTAGATGTAGTGAGACTAATGCTTCCTTACACTGACATGGATGGAAGTGACGAACGCGGTACGACTACGCTTCGCATAACAGTGAACGACATAGTTTCACAGGACAGACGTCGAACGTGTGATGTTGACATAGCGAAACTGCTAATTCTTCATTGCGGCATCGACTCTCTTGACATGGACGGCAAGGCTGCTCTGATGATGTGTATAAAGCGTACAGACAACTTTACCGTTTTTAAGGAAGTGCTTCTTTACATGTTAGTCACGTGTCGTTCTATAAGTGAAGTAATGTCAGTCCATTATGTTGCAAAAGCAGAAGAGGAGGATATCTTAAAGTATCTGATCTCTCGCACTCGCATTAACGCTCCGGATAAAAATGGCTATACGCCACTCGCTCACTCCTGCAATGCTAGATACTTGAGAGCGGCGAAGCTGCTGCTTCCCCTTACAGTAGTCGATATCGGCTCATTGATGAGGATCAGATACTTCCCTTCAGTAATGCGTGAAGGGGGATATGCCATTGTTGATTTGCTCGTCCCGCATTCATCGAAAAGTACCATTTGTCGTGTGTTTGCTAACGGCATCGCATTATGGTATGAAACTAAGACACAATTTTGTCAGCCCCTTCGTCAAGCCAGTTTTTATAAAGCGCTGATGGATGAGCATATTACAGAGAGTGAGCATTTTCTGCATTCGTTGAGGATTTCTCCTGATGTGTGGTTTCGCTGGAATATCGCTGCTGTGGCGAACCCAGGAATCGCGGCTGTGACTAAACGTTCTCTGCCCCATGTTGATGTGAACGGTcgtacaagaaagaaaaagactatATGGCTTGAAAGTGTGCGCCTAGGTTGCTGGGCATTGGTGCAGCTCCTTCTGCCTTACACAGAAGCACGTGATGTTGATGTCAGTCAGAACACGCCGTTAGTGCTGAGTACTTCGAATTGGTTAAGTTCTACTACAGAATCATCGCAGACAGAAGATATACGGAATGCGAAAATGAACATTGAAGAGATCAAAATAGTAAAGCTGCTCATCCTGCACTCACACTTCGGTGTATGGGACGCAGGTCGGACTCTGTCACACGGCGGGAGCGTCATCAACCTTCACATAATGAAGTTTCTCTGCTCGCATTCAGCGGTGAATAAGCTCGTATTTCCTCATTCGCCACCCGCTTCTCGTAGTATAAGTGTAGCAGAGTTCATCGAGTGCCTTGAAAGCATTGAAGAGCAGGATAATCTGATTCTAAAGTATGTGATACCTTACACTCGCATCAACGGTCTGGATGAAGATGGAGATACGCCACTCGCTCACTGCTGCTGTCATGGATACTTGAGAGCGGCGAAGCTGCTGCTTCCCCTTACAGTAGGCGATTTCGGTTTGGTCATGATGATTCGGTCATTCGGTCTAGAGCTGCTTGCAGGGGAATATGGCATTGTTGAGTTGCTCCTCCCGCATTCCTTGAAACGTAGCATTTCTCTTACGTTGGCTGCGTGCATCGAATCATGGGATGAATTTCTGACGGAATTTTGTCAGACCACCGGTAAAGCCAGCCTTCGTAAAGTGCTCATGGCTAAGAGCCGTAAAGGGATCGAGGATGTGTGGGATTCGTTGCCGAACCCTCCTGATGTGTGGGTTGACAGAGAGAATGAAGCAATCGCGACTCTGACTAAATTGTGTCTGCCTCAGGTTGGTGTTAAGGGTCGTACAACGATGAAAGGGACGATGTGGCTTCAAAGTGTGTGCCAAGGTTGCTGGGCATTGGTGCAGCTCTTTCTGCCTTACACAGAAACACGTGATAGTGACATCAGTCAGAACACGCCGTTACTGTTGAGTGCTACGAAAATGTCAAGTGCCACTACAGAATCATCGCAGGCAGAAGATCAACGGAATGTGAAAATGAACACTGAAGGGATCCAAATATTAAAGCTGCTTATCCTGCACTCAGACTTTGGTGTATGGGACGCAGATCGGACTCTGTCACAAGGAGGGTGCGTCATCAACTTTCACATAATGAAGTTTCTCTGCTTGCATTCATCGGTGAATAAGCTCATATTTCCTCATTCGCCACCCGCTTCTCGTATTATAAGTGTAGCAGAGTTCATCGAGTGCCTTGAAAGCATTGAAGAGCAGGATATTCTGATTCTAAAGCATGTGATACCTTACACTCGCATCAACGGTCTGGATGAAGATGGAGATACGCCACTCGCTCACTGCTGCTGTCATGGATACTTGAGAGCGGCGAAGCTGCTGCTTCCCCTTACAGTAGGCGATTTCGGTTTGGTCATGATGATTCGGTCATTCGGTCTAGAGCTGCTTGCAGGGGAATATGGCATTGTTGAGTTGCTCCTCCCGCATTCCTTGAAACGTAGCATTTCTCTTACGTTGGCTGCGTGCATCGAATCATGGGATGAATTTCTGACGGAATTTTGTCAGACCACCGGTAAAGCCAGCCTTCGTAAAGTGCTCATGGCTAAGAGCCGTAAAGGGATCGATGATGTGTGGGATTCGTTGCCGAACCCTCCTGATGTGTGGGTTGACAGAGCGAATGAAGCAATCGCGACTCTGACTAAATTGTGTCTGCCTCATGTTGGTGTTAAGGGTCGTACAACGATGAAAGGGACGATGTGGCTTCAAAGTGTGTGCCAAGGTTGCTGGGCATTGGTGCAGCTCTTTCTGCCTTACACAGAAACACGTGATAGTGACATCAGTCAGAACACGCCGTTACTGTTGAGTGCTACGAAAATGTCAAGTGCCACTACAGAATCATCGCAGGCAGAAGATCAACGGAATGTGAAAATGAACACTGAAGGGATCCAAATATTAAAGCTGCTTATCCTGCACTCAGACTTTGGTGTATGGGACGCAGATCGGACTCTGTCACAAGGAGGGTGCGTCATCAACTTTCACATAATGAAGTTTCTCTGCTTGCATTCATCGGTGAATAAGCTCATATTTCCTCATTCGCCACCCGCTTCTCGTATTATAAGTGTAGCAGAGTTCATCGAGTGCCTTGAAAGCATTGAAGAGCAGGATATTCTGATTCTAAAGCATGTGATACCTTACACTCGCATCAACGGTCTGGATGAAGATGGAGATACGCCACTCGCTCACTGCTGCTGTCATGGATACTTGAGAGCGGCGAAGCTGCTGCTTCCCCTTACAGTAGGCGATTTCGGTTTGGTCATGATGATTCGGTCATTCGGTCTAGAGCTGCTTGCAGGGGAATATGGCATTGTTGAGTTGCTCCTCCCGCATTCCTTGAAACGTAGCATTTCTCTTACGTTGGCTGCGTGCATCGAATCATGGGATGAATTTCTGACGGAATTTTGTCAGACCACCGGTAAAGCCAGCCTTCGTAAAGTGCTCATGGCTAAGAGCCGTAAAGGGATCGAGGATGTGTGGGATTCGTTGCCGAACCCTCCTGATGTGTGGGTTGACAGAGCGAATGAAGCAATCGCGACTCTGACTAAATTGTGTCTGCCTCATGTTGGTGTTAAGGGTCGTACAACGATGAAAGGGACGATGTGGCTTCAAAGTGTGTGCCAAGGTTGCTGGGCATTGGTGCAGCTCTTTCTGCCTTACACAGAAACACGTGATAGTGACATCAGTCAGAACACGCCGTTACTGTTGAGTGCTACGAAAATGTCAAGTGCCACTACAGAATCATCGCAGGCAGAAGATCAACGGAATGTGAAAATGAACACTGAAGGGATCCAAATATTAAAGCTGCTTATCCTGCACTCAGACTTTGGTGTATGGGACGCAGATCGGACTCTGTCACAAGGAGGGTGCGTCATCAACTTTCACATAATGAAGTTTCTCTGCTTGCATTCATCAGTGAATAAGCTCATATTTCCTCATTCGCCACCCGCTTCTCGTATTATAAGTGTAGCAGAGTTCATCGAGTGCCTTGAAAGCATTGAAGAGCAGGATATTCTGATTCTAAAGTATGTGATACCTTACACTCGCATCAACGGTCTGCATGAAGATGGAGATACGCCACTCGCTCACTGCTGCTCTCATGGATACTTGAGAGCGGCGAAGCTGCTGCTTCCCCTTACAGTAGGCGATTTCGGTTTGGTCATGATGATTCGGTCATTCGGTCTAGAGCTGCTTGCAGGGGAATATGGCATTGTTGAGTTGCTCCTCCCGCATTCCTTGAAACGTAGCATTTCTCTTACGTTGGCTGCGTGCATCGAATCATGGGATGAATTTCTGACGGAATTTTGTCAGACCACCGGTAAAGCCAGCCTTCGTAAAGTGATCATGGCTAAGAGCCGTAAAGGGATCGAGGATGTGTGGGATTCGTTGCCGAACCCTCCTGATGTGTGGGTTGACAGAGCGAATGAAGCAATCGCGACTCTGACTAAATTGTGTCTGCCTCATGTTGGTGTTGAGGGTCGTACAACGATGAAAGGGACGATGTGGCTTGAAAGTGTGTGCCAAGGTTGCTGGGCATTGGTGCAGCTCTTTCTGCCTTACACAGAAACACGTGATAGTGACATCAGTCAGAACACGCCGTTACTGTTGAGCGCTACGAAAATGTCAAGTGCCACTACAGAATCATCGCAGGCAGAAGATCAACGGAATGTCAAAATGAATATTGAAAAGATTCGAATATTAAAGCTTCTTATCCTCCACTCGAACTCCGGCACACTGCGTGCAGATCGGGCTCTGACACACCGCGGGAGCGCCACCAACATTCAGATGATGAAAATAATACGCCCGCATCTATCCATGTCTTGA